In Sebaldella termitidis ATCC 33386, one DNA window encodes the following:
- a CDS encoding SDR family NAD(P)-dependent oxidoreductase, whose protein sequence is MGKVLITGGSKGIGKAMAEEFLSRKYDVILTARNKQDLENTKKELQKKYKNQIIEIEAADLISEESWDILIKKYNEIDILVNNAGMVKLGYSYETENRILLDGIRLNVEAPCFLGNYYIKKMLEKDDTDTIRGIINVSSIAGLFPHPLTVFYSPSKYFLDQYSCNMRYEIRKKYKNSRVNVMSLCPGAVDTEFTGKAKFLKMKAFCRKFRFLNLMMSPEYVAKSAVKDFFRGRKRSVPGAFYKTAGFLVRFLPERLCAKLMYEGMVKETE, encoded by the coding sequence ATGGGAAAAGTCTTAATAACCGGCGGTTCAAAAGGGATTGGGAAAGCAATGGCGGAAGAATTCCTAAGCCGGAAGTATGATGTTATTCTTACAGCAAGAAATAAGCAGGACTTGGAAAATACAAAAAAAGAGCTTCAGAAAAAATATAAAAATCAAATAATAGAAATAGAAGCAGCGGATCTTATATCAGAAGAAAGCTGGGATATTTTAATAAAAAAATATAATGAAATAGATATTTTGGTAAATAACGCAGGTATGGTAAAATTAGGGTACAGCTATGAAACAGAAAACCGGATATTACTGGACGGAATCAGACTAAATGTGGAAGCTCCATGTTTTCTTGGTAATTATTATATAAAAAAAATGCTGGAAAAAGATGATACAGATACTATAAGAGGAATAATCAATGTTTCATCAATTGCAGGATTGTTTCCCCATCCGCTGACTGTATTTTATTCACCGTCAAAATATTTTCTGGATCAATACAGCTGCAATATGAGATATGAAATAAGAAAAAAATATAAAAACAGCAGAGTTAATGTTATGTCTTTATGTCCGGGAGCAGTAGATACAGAATTTACTGGTAAGGCAAAGTTTTTGAAAATGAAGGCTTTCTGCAGAAAATTCAGATTTTTAAATTTGATGATGTCTCCGGAATATGTAGCTAAATCAGCAGTAAAGGATTTTTTTCGCGGCAGGAAGCGTTCGGTTCCGGGTGCTTTTTATAAAACGGCCGGATTTCTGGTAAGGTTTTTACCGGAAAGGCTTTGTGCTAAGCTGATGTATGAAGGAATGGTGAAGGAGACAGAATGA
- a CDS encoding type I phosphomannose isomerase catalytic subunit has translation MKDILFLKPLFFEKIWGGNKLPEIYNFNYTNTEFPLGEIWGVSGHKNGISEILTSPFEGMSINNLINSEPDLFGNKTANGEFPLQIRIIDAKEDLSIQVHPDDKYAMKNSNDNGKDECWYIMDAPENAEIVFGHTCKSREELAEAVEMGRLEEHLSYLPVRSGDFIHVPAGTLHALTRDIMAVEIATCSDTTYRFYDYNRKTSDGKKRELHLKESLDVVAVPSIYPVINTKTAYKANAVEMTLVDEECFTVKHIKTTKTAVIEKEFPYYACFVMAGEGTVNTVRVKKGDFFILTNNVKKIEINGKVEILAAYSK, from the coding sequence ATGAAAGACATATTATTTTTAAAACCATTATTTTTTGAAAAAATATGGGGAGGAAATAAACTGCCGGAAATATATAACTTCAATTATACAAATACTGAGTTTCCTCTTGGCGAGATCTGGGGTGTGTCAGGGCATAAAAACGGGATATCTGAGATTTTGACTTCTCCCTTTGAGGGAATGTCAATTAATAATCTTATTAACAGTGAGCCTGATTTGTTTGGGAATAAAACGGCAAATGGTGAATTTCCCCTGCAGATAAGGATAATAGATGCCAAAGAGGATCTTAGCATTCAGGTTCATCCTGATGATAAGTATGCAATGAAAAATTCAAATGATAATGGTAAGGATGAATGCTGGTATATTATGGATGCTCCGGAAAATGCAGAAATAGTTTTCGGGCATACATGCAAAAGCAGGGAAGAATTAGCAGAGGCTGTCGAGATGGGCAGACTGGAGGAGCATCTTTCCTACCTTCCCGTAAGAAGCGGTGATTTTATCCATGTGCCGGCGGGAACCCTTCATGCACTTACCCGTGACATAATGGCCGTGGAAATTGCTACCTGCAGTGATACAACATACAGATTTTATGATTATAACAGAAAAACCTCCGACGGGAAAAAGAGAGAGCTTCATTTGAAGGAATCCTTGGATGTCGTGGCTGTTCCCAGCATCTATCCTGTTATTAACACAAAAACAGCGTATAAGGCAAATGCAGTGGAAATGACTCTGGTTGATGAGGAATGCTTTACAGTAAAGCATATTAAAACTACTAAAACAGCAGTTATAGAAAAAGAGTTTCCTTATTATGCATGCTTTGTGATGGCGGGAGAGGGAACAGTAAATACTGTTAGGGTAAAAAAAGGAGATTTTTTTATTCTGACTAATAATGTAAAAAAGATTGAGATAAATGGAAAAGTGGAAATACTTGCAGCATATTCCAAATAA
- a CDS encoding GntR family transcriptional regulator has product MLKYKEIAQDLRDKIVNGIYKVNEQLPFEREMSIDYDVSRITIRKAVDLLVAEGLIVKRRGSGTFVKDINDDEAIEIAMKKQFLGFSTTHSDHKVKSKIIKFKIVNPDEKIANKLKIGTDEFIYHVERIRYSDNIPYVMEKTFMPITLIPGLQKKNLESSVYDYIENVLKLKIQSSHRTIRADVPTEKEQKYLKIDRYLPVLEVEQVAFLSNGQAFEYSISRHRSDKAEFKMINIKE; this is encoded by the coding sequence ATGTTGAAATATAAAGAAATAGCCCAGGACTTAAGGGATAAAATTGTAAACGGAATATATAAAGTTAATGAACAGCTTCCCTTTGAGAGGGAAATGAGTATAGATTATGATGTCAGCAGAATTACTATAAGAAAAGCCGTAGATCTTCTGGTAGCAGAGGGGCTGATAGTAAAAAGACGCGGATCAGGGACTTTTGTAAAGGATATAAATGATGATGAAGCCATAGAAATAGCCATGAAAAAGCAATTTTTAGGATTCAGCACCACACATTCGGATCATAAGGTAAAATCTAAAATTATCAAATTTAAGATTGTTAATCCCGATGAGAAAATAGCAAATAAACTAAAAATAGGAACAGATGAATTTATTTATCATGTTGAGAGAATACGTTATTCTGATAATATTCCCTATGTTATGGAAAAAACGTTTATGCCGATAACACTGATTCCCGGATTACAGAAAAAAAATCTGGAGTCCTCTGTTTATGATTATATAGAAAATGTTCTGAAGCTAAAAATTCAAAGCTCGCACAGAACAATAAGAGCAGATGTTCCCACGGAAAAGGAACAGAAATATCTTAAGATAGACAGGTATCTTCCTGTTTTGGAAGTGGAGCAGGTTGCCTTTCTGAGCAACGGACAGGCTTTTGAATATTCAATATCAAGACATAGAAGTGATAAAGCAGAGTTTAAGATGATAAATATAAAAGAGTAG
- a CDS encoding SGNH/GDSL hydrolase family protein, with product MKYNSGYFQFRDYQVETMGKIIEKNLRANKGGLVFYGDSITENYNIEKYFPEIETKYNSGISGFTSESLLWFCDEAVIKYQPDLVILMIGINDSGETCMLSPKQTACNIKNLIEMLDINIKNVNFALISTLPWNPEQNMEYRQEEFEAKQGIRSNELIRKIYEETQKMLVNFSNIVYIDVFSEMLDENNRLSKEYSLDGIHLSEKGYEKFTNIIKPVILDYYRKISG from the coding sequence ATGAAGTATAATTCCGGATATTTTCAGTTTCGAGATTATCAGGTAGAAACAATGGGGAAAATAATAGAAAAAAATCTTCGAGCCAATAAAGGCGGGCTGGTTTTTTACGGAGATTCAATAACAGAGAACTATAATATAGAAAAATACTTCCCGGAGATAGAGACAAAATATAATTCCGGAATAAGCGGCTTTACATCGGAAAGTCTTCTTTGGTTCTGTGATGAAGCTGTAATAAAATATCAGCCTGATCTTGTTATACTTATGATAGGAATTAATGATTCAGGAGAAACATGTATGCTGAGTCCGAAGCAGACAGCCTGTAATATAAAAAATCTCATTGAGATGCTGGATATAAACATAAAAAATGTAAATTTTGCATTAATTTCGACTCTTCCGTGGAATCCGGAGCAGAATATGGAATACAGACAGGAAGAATTTGAAGCAAAACAGGGAATACGCAGTAATGAGCTTATCCGTAAGATTTACGAAGAAACACAGAAAATGCTTGTGAATTTCAGTAATATAGTTTATATAGATGTATTTTCCGAAATGCTTGATGAAAATAACAGATTAAGCAAAGAATACAGTTTGGACGGAATTCACTTATCGGAAAAAGGTTATGAAAAATTTACAAATATTATAAAACCCGTGATTCTGGATTATTATCGGAAAATTTCCGGATAG
- a CDS encoding glycoside hydrolase family 1 protein: MKYLFPENFYWGGASSALQTEGSDTSRGKTTMDKFFEEAPTRFYNGMGPGKLSNFYENYAEDIALLKKAGLNSLRFSISWARLIPGGRGEADREAVEYYNRVIDEFEKNGIELFMNLHHFDLPIELQNEGGFESRDVVEAYVEYARTCFQLFGKRIKKWCTFNEPIVTPEGGYLYDFHYPNVVDFKRAVQVAYNMIIAHSKAVAEYRKLNLGGEIFTVLNITPIYPRSSNEKDMKAAKIADLIFVRSFLDPFVKGEFNEELKEFLKDNGLMPETQPQDKEIVKNNIIDFLGLNYYQPRRVKAKEHIVNPDSVLLPESFFDYYDMQGKKMNTSRGWEIYPKAIYDMLMTMKNEYNNFRCFIAENGMGVQDEHKFRNKNGVIEDDYRIQFFKEHLSYVHKAIQEGSSCFGYHMWTPIDNWSMINEYKNRYGLIEFSIESGNRQLKKSGLWFNELSKNNGFDD; the protein is encoded by the coding sequence ATGAAATATTTATTTCCGGAAAACTTTTACTGGGGCGGAGCTTCTTCTGCATTACAGACTGAAGGTTCCGACACAAGCAGGGGAAAAACAACAATGGATAAGTTTTTCGAAGAGGCTCCTACCAGATTTTACAATGGTATGGGACCCGGAAAATTATCAAATTTTTATGAAAACTATGCAGAGGATATAGCACTGTTAAAAAAAGCAGGTCTGAATTCCCTGAGATTTTCAATAAGCTGGGCAAGATTAATCCCGGGAGGAAGAGGAGAAGCGGATCGTGAAGCCGTGGAATATTACAACAGAGTAATAGATGAATTTGAAAAAAACGGTATAGAGCTTTTTATGAATCTGCATCATTTTGATCTTCCTATAGAGCTTCAAAATGAAGGGGGATTTGAAAGCAGAGATGTGGTAGAGGCGTATGTCGAATATGCCAGAACTTGTTTTCAGCTTTTTGGAAAAAGAATAAAAAAATGGTGTACGTTTAATGAGCCTATTGTTACTCCAGAAGGCGGTTATCTGTATGATTTTCATTATCCGAATGTTGTTGATTTTAAAAGGGCAGTACAGGTAGCATATAACATGATTATTGCACATTCAAAGGCTGTAGCGGAATACAGAAAGCTGAATCTGGGCGGAGAAATTTTTACTGTTTTGAATATTACTCCTATTTATCCGAGAAGCAGCAATGAGAAAGATATGAAAGCAGCGAAAATTGCTGACCTGATTTTTGTAAGATCGTTTCTTGATCCTTTTGTAAAAGGGGAATTTAATGAAGAATTGAAAGAATTTCTGAAGGATAACGGGCTAATGCCTGAAACACAGCCTCAGGATAAAGAAATTGTAAAAAATAATATTATAGATTTTCTGGGACTGAATTATTACCAGCCAAGAAGGGTAAAAGCAAAGGAGCATATTGTAAATCCTGATTCAGTACTCCTTCCCGAATCATTTTTTGATTATTATGATATGCAGGGGAAAAAAATGAATACTTCAAGAGGCTGGGAAATATATCCCAAAGCTATTTATGACATGCTGATGACAATGAAGAATGAATATAACAATTTTAGATGTTTTATTGCTGAAAATGGTATGGGTGTTCAGGATGAGCATAAATTTAGAAATAAAAACGGAGTTATAGAGGATGATTACAGAATTCAGTTTTTTAAAGAACATCTAAGTTATGTGCATAAGGCAATTCAGGAAGGTTCGAGCTGTTTTGGCTATCATATGTGGACTCCCATAGATAACTGGTCTATGATAAATGAATATAAAAATCGTTACGGTTTAATAGAATTTAGTATAGAATCAGGCAACAGACAGCTGAAAAAATCAGGATTGTGGTTTAATGAGCTTTCTAAAAACAACGGGTTTGATGATTAG
- a CDS encoding PTS sugar transporter subunit IIC has product MSSGSKKAFSEILLVFAEKIGKNIYLLSLRDAFMLSFPLTMFGSILLVISNFPLISAEKKDVLWKLFGHSVESSMLLMSIFISLGIGYYLYKYKNPEKPSEALYSAAVALTSFFIVTPFSLTLEGENIISGVIPTSLVGAQGLFVAIIISILSTTIYSFMINKNIIIKMPKEVPPAIAKSFSAIIPGAITLTTFMIISLIFERTSFHSIHSFVYEFLQKPLIGLGTSFAATMIAVFLVQFFWFFGIHGHLVVNPIMDTVWNVASLENLNAYNNNLPLPHIVTKQFVEMFTVSVGSMGALSALTAIFLVSKIKQQREVAKLGFIPGIFNIAEPTLFGLPVILNPIMAIPWMLGGPLTAAIAYFATVTGIMPKTTGVAVPWTMPLGISGTLATNSIMGGVVQVICFIAVVLLWIPFILYSQKEFKTKEQNT; this is encoded by the coding sequence ATGAGCTCTGGTTCTAAAAAAGCTTTTTCAGAAATATTACTGGTATTTGCTGAAAAAATTGGAAAAAATATTTATTTGTTAAGTCTGAGAGATGCATTTATGCTTTCGTTCCCTCTTACAATGTTCGGTTCTATACTACTGGTAATCAGCAATTTTCCATTGATCTCCGCTGAAAAGAAGGATGTTCTATGGAAACTGTTCGGACATTCCGTTGAGAGTTCCATGTTGTTAATGTCTATTTTTATAAGTCTGGGAATAGGATATTATCTGTATAAATACAAAAATCCTGAAAAACCATCCGAGGCTTTATATTCAGCAGCAGTGGCGCTTACTTCATTTTTTATAGTTACACCGTTTTCACTGACACTTGAAGGGGAGAATATTATTTCAGGTGTTATTCCTACTTCGCTGGTAGGTGCACAGGGACTGTTTGTGGCTATAATTATTTCAATTCTGTCTACTACTATTTATAGTTTTATGATTAACAAAAATATAATTATAAAAATGCCCAAAGAAGTTCCGCCGGCGATTGCAAAATCTTTCTCAGCCATTATTCCGGGTGCAATTACGCTTACTACATTTATGATAATAAGCCTGATCTTTGAAAGAACTTCATTTCATTCAATACATAGTTTCGTATATGAATTTTTGCAAAAACCGTTAATAGGTTTGGGAACTTCATTTGCAGCAACTATGATTGCGGTATTTTTAGTACAGTTCTTCTGGTTTTTTGGGATACACGGACATCTTGTAGTAAATCCGATCATGGATACAGTGTGGAATGTGGCATCTCTGGAAAATTTAAATGCTTACAATAATAATCTTCCGCTGCCGCACATTGTAACTAAACAGTTCGTGGAAATGTTTACTGTGAGTGTAGGATCGATGGGGGCACTGTCAGCACTGACTGCTATATTTCTGGTAAGTAAGATAAAACAGCAGCGTGAAGTAGCAAAGCTGGGATTTATCCCCGGTATTTTCAATATTGCAGAGCCGACTTTATTCGGACTTCCGGTAATATTGAATCCGATTATGGCTATTCCGTGGATGTTAGGCGGACCGCTTACTGCGGCAATTGCATATTTTGCCACAGTAACAGGAATAATGCCGAAAACAACAGGAGTTGCCGTACCGTGGACAATGCCGCTGGGAATAAGCGGAACTCTAGCTACCAATTCAATTATGGGCGGTGTAGTACAGGTGATATGTTTTATTGCAGTTGTACTGCTGTGGATTCCGTTTATTCTTTATTCACAGAAAGAATTTAAGACAAAAGAACAAAATACATAA
- a CDS encoding metallophosphoesterase — protein sequence MNIKTQLHTIFLLVGPTECGKSTFAKNILIPQLEYSLPEKNFYANVQYLSSDVIRQEILGYNYDKYDEIMMESSGQAFRLLEEKLKMATSYPVNAEFIVVDTTGLSLEFRNNVIETAKKNHYNIEVIVFDYKNRDEYYKSERSKKVITKHIQRLKKEVLPSLSRENYGQIHRIKEKINRTEDFQIEITDLEIYTKCLLDEKIKYIIVGDVHECVDTLIKLTESYGFYQDNGKIKISDSVKEETKFVLLGDWIDKGKKTREITEFLFENREHFILLKGNHENFVYNKIKGNIKGVEKEIMDNFFDSIPVFEKDSELFQKFEELFLDSKPFVKRIGFKGASFIVTHAPAKVRYLGKLDNKSQKKQRAFRLEREKPTEEQLSFLAEEAVRNNPYHIFGHIAAKNAFSIKNKCHIDTGAVYKNRLTSVVINGFKPIYSSAASLEGNDSEKLETLFSRRKNVNINELSENDIYRLNYIAENRINFISGTMSPADKDINSGNLESLENGLGYFIENGIDKVVLQPKYMGSRCTLYLSAKQDQCFAVSRNGYKIKSLDLHEIYSSMNEKFADYMKNNKIKMMILDGELMPWTALGKELIDMKFKPISKALELELKFLKENNFEDELQKITEKYYKTDFKKDQTVISKKELIEKYGNSVYQNYKVISSIEKSRVSLEKHIEAGEIYKKQVELYGTEGKISYKPFDLLKIIYEDGTEEIPEWKTSEKYKFLTDDEYVLIDLKNPDSLKTAGEYYNKMTIDRNMEGIVIKPEIMKKGRAPYMKVRNSEYLSIIYGYDYMFPHKYEKLIKQKNIRKKLKASINEYELGQELLKIPFSKISTDNADFRQIAANLLFEVSQEKDIDPRL from the coding sequence ATGAATATAAAAACACAGCTGCATACGATTTTTTTACTTGTAGGTCCCACGGAATGCGGAAAAAGTACTTTTGCAAAAAATATACTTATCCCGCAGCTGGAGTATTCTCTTCCTGAGAAAAATTTTTATGCCAATGTGCAGTATCTGTCATCAGATGTCATAAGACAGGAAATATTGGGCTATAATTATGATAAATATGATGAAATAATGATGGAATCAAGCGGGCAGGCTTTCCGGCTTTTGGAGGAAAAGCTGAAGATGGCAACATCATATCCTGTGAACGCAGAATTTATAGTGGTGGATACGACAGGACTGTCTTTGGAATTCAGAAATAATGTAATAGAAACAGCCAAAAAGAACCATTATAATATAGAAGTCATTGTTTTTGACTATAAAAACAGAGATGAATATTATAAGTCAGAAAGAAGCAAAAAAGTAATAACCAAGCATATCCAAAGATTGAAAAAGGAGGTTCTTCCTTCACTTTCAAGGGAAAATTACGGTCAGATACACAGAATAAAAGAAAAAATAAACAGAACAGAAGATTTTCAAATAGAGATTACTGATCTTGAAATTTATACAAAATGTCTTCTTGATGAAAAAATAAAATACATAATAGTCGGAGATGTTCATGAATGTGTGGATACTTTGATAAAATTAACGGAAAGCTACGGATTTTATCAGGACAACGGAAAAATAAAAATTTCTGACAGTGTAAAAGAGGAAACAAAATTTGTTCTGCTTGGAGACTGGATAGATAAAGGAAAGAAGACCAGAGAAATCACAGAATTTTTATTTGAAAACCGAGAGCATTTTATACTTTTGAAAGGGAATCATGAAAATTTTGTATATAATAAGATAAAGGGAAATATTAAGGGTGTAGAAAAGGAAATAATGGATAATTTTTTTGATTCTATTCCTGTTTTTGAAAAAGACAGTGAATTATTCCAAAAATTTGAAGAACTATTTTTGGACTCAAAGCCTTTTGTAAAAAGAATAGGCTTTAAAGGGGCTTCCTTTATAGTGACACATGCACCGGCAAAAGTCAGATATCTGGGGAAGCTGGATAATAAATCACAAAAAAAACAGAGAGCTTTTAGACTGGAAAGAGAAAAACCGACAGAAGAACAGCTGAGTTTTCTTGCAGAAGAAGCTGTCAGAAATAATCCTTATCATATATTCGGACATATAGCTGCCAAAAATGCTTTTTCCATAAAAAATAAATGTCATATTGATACAGGAGCTGTGTATAAAAACAGGCTGACATCAGTGGTAATAAACGGATTCAAACCTATATACAGCAGTGCGGCTTCATTGGAAGGAAATGATTCGGAAAAGCTTGAGACTTTATTTAGCAGGAGGAAAAATGTAAATATAAATGAATTATCTGAAAATGACATATACAGATTAAATTATATTGCAGAAAACCGTATAAATTTTATTTCCGGAACAATGTCTCCGGCAGATAAAGATATAAACAGCGGTAATCTCGAGTCCTTGGAGAACGGACTCGGCTATTTTATCGAAAACGGTATTGATAAAGTAGTGCTGCAGCCCAAATATATGGGCTCACGCTGTACACTATATCTGTCTGCAAAGCAGGATCAGTGTTTTGCAGTAAGCCGTAACGGATATAAAATAAAAAGTCTGGATCTGCATGAGATATACAGCAGTATGAATGAAAAATTTGCTGATTATATGAAAAATAACAAAATAAAAATGATGATTCTTGACGGGGAATTAATGCCGTGGACTGCTCTGGGGAAAGAGCTTATAGATATGAAATTCAAACCAATATCAAAGGCACTGGAGCTGGAATTAAAATTTTTGAAGGAAAATAATTTTGAAGACGAGCTGCAGAAAATAACTGAAAAATATTATAAAACAGATTTTAAAAAAGATCAGACCGTGATTTCAAAAAAAGAGCTGATAGAAAAGTATGGAAATTCAGTTTATCAGAATTATAAAGTAATAAGCAGTATTGAAAAAAGCCGTGTTTCTCTTGAAAAACATATAGAGGCCGGGGAAATTTACAAAAAACAGGTAGAGTTGTACGGAACTGAAGGAAAGATTTCCTATAAACCGTTTGATCTGCTGAAAATAATATATGAAGACGGAACAGAAGAGATTCCTGAATGGAAAACATCTGAAAAGTATAAGTTTCTTACAGATGATGAATATGTGTTAATAGATCTCAAGAATCCTGACAGTCTTAAAACAGCCGGGGAATATTATAATAAAATGACAATAGACAGGAATATGGAGGGGATAGTAATAAAACCGGAAATAATGAAAAAAGGAAGAGCACCTTATATGAAGGTAAGAAATTCTGAATATTTATCTATTATTTACGGATATGATTATATGTTCCCGCATAAATATGAAAAGCTGATAAAACAGAAAAATATAAGAAAGAAACTAAAAGCCTCTATAAATGAGTATGAACTGGGACAGGAGCTGTTAAAAATTCCTTTTTCAAAAATAAGCACTGATAATGCAGATTTTAGACAGATAGCTGCTAATCTGCTGTTTGAAGTTTCTCAGGAAAAAGATATAGATCCAAGATTATAA
- a CDS encoding class I SAM-dependent methyltransferase: MAIMQLRSTNPDFSFLIKKNPGNGMIFREIRKGTAYGWYSDDETYNIYFKDADNEISFKQYPDEDFEYLNLSRYNSPLIPLNMLTEFLGSLVKKDNVQDTAGFKHTLMINMIHLQRIHYIEFFQKHFKDFEFKIEEISDKSYKLLITTERTLEDLVHVSSVLFLFFAMFGKEYIDIPESMLKKYITSLQIIDAPFYIRNLFVQNFLTSRKRFRDFKAELEKSERYGIRFEFGNTAYQRREFIKGKLKFDKKIIDIGCGEGFYALSFARNIEHEYIAVDIDETLLERVRNNAVKRELDNIFTYPSLESYIEDYDGELSDVILTEVIEHMPLEEAGNLIKSICRNINFETLVITTPNQEFNKFYELNEELRHDDHKWEFGKEEFKSWISDILEEAEISYVEIGDSVDGLSTTQGVIVKRIWNNREENR; this comes from the coding sequence ATGGCAATTATGCAGTTAAGATCAACAAATCCCGATTTTTCATTTCTTATAAAGAAGAATCCGGGAAATGGTATGATTTTCAGGGAAATCAGAAAGGGAACAGCATACGGCTGGTATTCGGATGATGAGACATATAATATTTATTTTAAGGATGCAGATAACGAAATCTCTTTTAAACAATATCCGGACGAGGATTTTGAATACTTGAATTTATCCAGATATAATTCGCCGCTGATTCCTCTGAATATGTTAACAGAATTTTTGGGAAGTCTTGTAAAGAAAGATAATGTGCAGGATACGGCAGGCTTTAAACATACTCTTATGATAAATATGATACATTTACAGAGAATACATTATATAGAATTTTTTCAGAAGCATTTCAAAGATTTTGAATTTAAAATAGAGGAAATATCAGATAAAAGTTATAAGCTTCTGATCACCACCGAAAGAACACTGGAGGATCTTGTTCATGTCAGCAGCGTACTGTTCTTATTTTTTGCGATGTTTGGAAAAGAATATATTGATATTCCGGAAAGCATGCTGAAAAAATATATAACATCGCTCCAGATAATAGATGCACCTTTTTATATAAGAAATCTGTTTGTTCAGAATTTTCTTACTTCGAGAAAAAGATTCAGGGACTTCAAGGCTGAGCTTGAAAAGAGCGAAAGATACGGAATAAGATTTGAGTTTGGAAATACTGCTTATCAAAGGAGAGAATTTATAAAAGGAAAACTGAAGTTTGACAAAAAAATTATAGATATAGGGTGCGGAGAAGGGTTTTATGCACTGAGCTTTGCTAGAAATATTGAGCATGAATATATAGCGGTGGATATTGATGAGACACTTCTCGAGAGAGTACGGAATAATGCAGTGAAAAGAGAGCTGGATAATATATTTACTTATCCGTCGCTGGAATCATACATTGAAGATTATGACGGAGAGTTAAGCGATGTTATTCTGACAGAGGTAATAGAGCATATGCCTTTGGAAGAGGCAGGGAATTTAATAAAATCCATATGCCGTAATATAAACTTTGAAACTTTGGTAATCACTACCCCGAATCAGGAATTTAACAAATTTTATGAACTGAATGAAGAATTAAGACATGATGATCATAAATGGGAATTTGGAAAAGAAGAGTTCAAAAGCTGGATTTCCGATATATTGGAAGAAGCAGAAATTTCATATGTGGAAATAGGGGACAGTGTAGACGGGCTTTCTACCACACAAGGGGTAATAGTGAAAAGAATATGGAACAACAGGGAGGAAAACAGATGA
- a CDS encoding META domain-containing protein, whose protein sequence is MKRLLFLFISVLLVFSCSSTANNSKNNISSLENTSWKLVDISGEKIPPKPDGQRFGEFTLNIGADSINGSSGINSFFGSYTVNNGKITTKGIAGTLMAGPEELMKLEGRYLKALNDIKSYKIINNTLKIESDTDTLTFQKVSQ, encoded by the coding sequence ATGAAAAGATTACTGTTTTTATTTATTTCGGTTTTACTGGTTTTCAGCTGCAGCAGCACTGCAAATAACTCAAAAAATAACATCTCCTCACTTGAGAATACTTCATGGAAATTAGTAGACATATCAGGAGAAAAGATCCCTCCAAAGCCTGACGGACAAAGATTTGGAGAATTCACCCTGAATATCGGTGCTGATTCAATAAATGGTTCCTCTGGAATCAATTCATTCTTCGGTTCATATACAGTTAACAATGGCAAGATTACTACGAAAGGAATAGCCGGAACTCTAATGGCAGGACCTGAAGAGCTTATGAAATTGGAAGGAAGATATTTAAAAGCATTAAATGATATTAAAAGTTACAAAATTATTAACAATACCCTTAAAATCGAATCTGATACTGACACATTGACTTTTCAAAAAGTCAGTCAGTAA